The following coding sequences are from one Salvia hispanica cultivar TCC Black 2014 chromosome 3, UniMelb_Shisp_WGS_1.0, whole genome shotgun sequence window:
- the LOC125212945 gene encoding late embryogenesis abundant protein At1g64065-like: protein MSKGEGRSGKKCLAYVAIFVVFQAAIILLFALTVMKVKSPKVRFNGMVVESFSSNNNTATSINMRLLAQFTIKNTNFGHFKYDNATLVVLYNGVPLGEAVISRGRTKARKTQRFNVNVDVSTDRVVSDSNLGNEINSGILKLSSQAKLNGKVHLMKIIKRKKSGDMNCDWSVNLGNRQVENLRCN, encoded by the coding sequence ATGTCAAAAGGAGAAGGAAGAAGTGGCAAGAAATGCTTAGCATACGTTGCAATATTCGTGGTGTTTCAAGCAGCCATCATTTTACTCTTCGCCCTCACGGTCATGAAGGTGAAAAGCCCGAAGGTGAGGTTCAACGGTATGGTAGTCGAAAGCTTCAGCTCCAACAACAACACCGCAACTTCCATCAACATGAGGCTGCTGGCtcaattcacaattaaaaacacCAACTTCGGCCATTTCAAGTATGACAACGCCACGCTTGTCGTATTGTACAATGGGGTGCCACTCGGGGAAGCTGTGATTTCGCGGGGGCGCACCAAGGCTAGGAAAACGCAGAGGTTCAACGTCAACGTGGATGTTAGTACGGATAGAGTAGTATCCGATAGTAACTTGGGAAATGAGATAAACTCTGGAATTTTGAAGCTCAGCAGCCAAGCGAAGTTGAATGGAAAGGTGCATTTGATGAAGATCATCAAGAGGAAGAAATCTGGGGATATGAATTGTGATTGGAGTGTCAATTTGGGTAACAGGCAGGTGGAGAATTTGAGATGTAACTAG
- the LOC125216060 gene encoding late embryogenesis abundant protein At1g64065-like translates to MTDKYQPEVQQGYPLAPATVVPRSDEEYGRYSSQSEAEMKKKKRMKCIAYIAIFAVFQVAVILIFSLTVMRVRTPKVRLENIVITSSPTSSDLRLSARITVKNTNFGRYKYESTLASIRSGNGGGPVAEFAIEEARARARSTKKVNFVADLGSSGTGNASGTMDFVVEARMRGKVELMRVIKRKKTAEMACNFTVVLANNGVQNLTCK, encoded by the coding sequence atgaCAGACAAATACCAGCCGGAGGTCCAGCAAGGATACCCTTTGGCCCCGGCGACAGTAGTCCCGAGGAGCGACGAGGAATACGGCCGCTACTCCAGCCAATCTGAGGcggagatgaagaagaagaagaggatgaAATGCATTGCATACATCGCGATTTTCGCGGTTTTCCAAGTGGCGGTGATCCTAATTTTCTCCCTCACCGTGATGCGCGTGAGGACGCCAAAGGTGAGGCTGGAGAATATCGTCATAACCTCCAGCCCTACCTCCAGCGACCTAAGGCTGAGTGCGCGGATCACGGTGAAGAACACCAATTTCGGGCGTTACAAGTATGAGAGTACGCTGGCTAGTATTAGGTCTGGCAACGGAGGAGGCCCGGTGGCGGAGTTTGCGATCGAGGAGGCGCGTGCGAGGGCGCGTTCGACTAAGAAGGTCAATTTTGTGGCGGATTTGGGAAGCAGCGGCACTGGGAATGCGTCGGGGACGATGGATTTTGTGGTGGAGGCGAGGATGAGAGGGAAGGTGGAGCTGATGAGGGTGATCAAGAGGAAGAAGACGGCGGAGATGGCTTGTAACTTCACTGTTGTTTTGGCGAACAATGGTGTGCAGAATTTGACATGCAAGTGA